A DNA window from Rhodococcus sp. Z13 contains the following coding sequences:
- a CDS encoding zinc-dependent alcohol dehydrogenase family protein, whose amino-acid sequence MKALVFHGPGKRSWEDVPDARIQDTTDAVVRVDAVTICGTDLHILGGDVPEVTDGRILGHEAVGTVVEVGEGVQTLAPGDRVLVSCITACGTCRFCRESRYGQCIGGGGWILGHLIDGTQAELVRVPYADNSTHRIPDGVSDEQMLMLADILPTSYEVGVLNGCLRPADVVVIIGAGPIGLAAVLSARLFSPSRIVAVDLADSRLDAAQAFGANVVINSGRDDVAAVVRDLTGGLGADVTIEAVGYPETFEQAVALVRPCGHVANVGVHGRPATLHLEDIWIKNLTITTGLVDTYSTPTLIGLVQSGQLDTSPMITHRFALDEFEEAYDVFARAGETGALKVLLTADR is encoded by the coding sequence ATGAAGGCACTGGTATTCCACGGACCGGGGAAACGTTCCTGGGAGGACGTCCCCGACGCACGGATCCAGGACACCACCGATGCCGTGGTCCGCGTCGACGCGGTCACCATCTGCGGCACCGACCTCCACATCCTCGGTGGCGACGTACCCGAGGTGACCGACGGCCGCATCCTCGGGCACGAAGCGGTCGGCACGGTGGTCGAGGTGGGGGAGGGCGTACAGACCCTCGCTCCGGGAGACCGGGTGCTCGTCTCCTGCATCACCGCGTGCGGCACCTGCCGATTCTGCCGCGAGAGCCGGTACGGGCAGTGCATCGGTGGGGGCGGCTGGATCCTCGGGCACCTGATCGACGGCACCCAGGCCGAACTGGTCCGGGTTCCCTACGCCGACAACTCGACCCACCGCATCCCCGATGGGGTGAGCGACGAGCAGATGTTGATGCTCGCCGACATCCTGCCCACGTCCTACGAGGTGGGTGTGCTCAACGGCTGCCTGCGCCCCGCCGACGTCGTCGTGATCATCGGAGCCGGACCCATCGGGCTCGCCGCGGTCCTGTCCGCCCGATTGTTCAGCCCCAGCCGCATCGTCGCAGTCGACCTCGCCGACAGCCGCCTCGACGCCGCGCAGGCGTTCGGCGCGAACGTCGTGATCAACAGCGGTCGCGACGACGTGGCCGCCGTGGTCCGCGACCTCACCGGTGGTCTCGGCGCCGACGTCACCATCGAGGCGGTCGGCTACCCGGAGACCTTCGAGCAGGCGGTCGCGCTGGTGCGGCCGTGCGGGCACGTCGCCAACGTCGGTGTGCACGGCAGACCCGCGACCCTGCACCTCGAGGACATCTGGATCAAGAACCTGACCATCACCACCGGCCTGGTCGACACCTACTCCACCCCGACTCTCATCGGCCTGGTGCAGAGCGGGCAGCTCGACACCTCACCGATGATCACGCACCGCTTCGCCCTCGACGAGTTCGAGGAGGCCTACGACGTGTTCGCCCGAGCGGGGGAGACAGGTGCGCTGAAGGTGCTGCTCACCGCCGACCGCTGA
- a CDS encoding LLM class flavin-dependent oxidoreductase, producing MAAPRSLHLNAFLYGVGHHSSAWRHPDSAAERLGDIAWFEDLARTAERGCLDAVFFADGHSVDPKYTAGTTWFLEPITALSAMARATTRIGLVTTVSASFFTPFHAARMLASLDHISGGRVGANIVTSMFDEEARNHGFDALPPHAERYARAEEFIEVLCALWDSWDDGALIVDREGGRYLDAETIRPIDHRGKHFRVDGPLTVPRCPQGRPVLFQAGASETGRDLAARHAEAVYSVAWDMSAALDYATDLRARISSAGRDPGSVAILPGLVTYVGRTEEEAWAKKADLDAFLDVDAALTQLGVFTGQDYTGHDLDAPVADLPPIEEFTGPQGRYATVQRIIETRRPTLRELLGYLAAGGGHATMIGTPESVADSIEEWFTSGACDGFNLMCPAYPDSLDDFVDLVVPELQRRGLFRTEYPGTTLRDSLGLKRV from the coding sequence ATGGCCGCACCCCGCAGCCTGCACCTCAACGCCTTCCTCTACGGCGTCGGACACCACTCCTCGGCGTGGCGGCACCCCGATTCGGCCGCCGAACGGCTCGGCGACATCGCCTGGTTCGAGGACCTCGCCCGCACCGCCGAACGCGGATGCCTCGACGCGGTGTTCTTCGCCGACGGGCACAGCGTCGACCCGAAGTACACCGCCGGCACCACCTGGTTCCTCGAGCCGATCACCGCGCTGTCCGCGATGGCCCGCGCCACCACCCGCATCGGCCTGGTCACCACGGTCTCGGCGAGTTTCTTCACGCCCTTCCACGCGGCGCGGATGCTCGCCTCGCTCGACCACATCAGCGGGGGACGGGTCGGTGCGAACATCGTCACCTCGATGTTCGACGAGGAGGCCCGCAACCACGGCTTCGACGCGCTGCCGCCGCACGCCGAGCGGTACGCGCGCGCAGAGGAATTCATCGAGGTGCTCTGCGCCCTGTGGGATTCCTGGGACGACGGTGCCCTGATCGTCGACCGGGAGGGCGGCCGCTATCTCGACGCCGAGACGATCCGCCCGATCGACCACCGCGGCAAGCACTTCCGCGTCGACGGACCGCTCACCGTGCCGCGCTGCCCGCAGGGCCGTCCGGTGCTGTTCCAGGCCGGAGCGTCGGAGACGGGCCGCGACCTCGCCGCGCGGCACGCCGAGGCGGTCTACTCCGTCGCCTGGGACATGTCCGCCGCCCTCGACTACGCCACCGACCTGCGCGCCCGGATATCCTCCGCGGGACGCGATCCCGGCTCGGTTGCGATCCTGCCCGGCCTCGTCACCTATGTCGGGCGCACCGAGGAGGAGGCGTGGGCGAAGAAGGCCGACCTCGACGCGTTCCTCGACGTCGACGCGGCCCTCACCCAGCTCGGCGTGTTCACCGGGCAGGACTACACCGGGCACGACCTCGACGCGCCGGTCGCCGACCTGCCACCCATCGAGGAGTTCACCGGACCGCAGGGCCGCTACGCGACGGTGCAGCGGATCATCGAGACCCGCCGCCCCACGCTGCGGGAACTGCTCGGCTACCTCGCGGCGGGCGGTGGACACGCCACGATGATCGGCACCCCCGAATCCGTCGCCGACAGCATCGAGGAGTGGTTCACCTCCGGCGCCTGCGACGGCTTCAACCTCATGTGCCCGGCCTATCCCGACTCGCTCGACGACTTCGTCGACCTCGTCGTCCCGGAGTTGCAGCGGCGCGGGCTGTTCCGCACCGAATATCCCGGGACGACGCTGCGGGACTCGCTCGGGCTGAAACGGGTCTAG
- a CDS encoding serine hydrolase domain-containing protein produces MKILAASLATVALLAAAACSSGDTESASEPSSTPADQAVPDYVADVESTVEQLMRDNAIPGAVVQVSSPELGDWTGTFGVGDLDTGEPISADDHFRVGSNTKTMTVTAVLQLAQEGLLSLDDPISTYIEGVPNGDEITIAQLAEMRSGLPSYSFDPGLNATLDDDPGKAWTQEELLEIAFSYPVNFAPGEKFEYSNTNTVLLGLVVEELTGKPIAEVFEERIFTPLGLEDTSFPAIDDASIPDPHPRGYMFGTNVSTLETSVLPEEEQAEAVAGTLKPNDHTDDNPSWGWTAGAAISTADDLTTYVQALVDGGLLDERMQQTRLDSIQPVGAATAGYGLGMAQFGPLLGHDGQLPGFMTFMGHDPETDLTIVVLTNLSAVPSGEGSALTLVKGILPIFYGSQYQPPGDPARAPGTEASTPAPTPGG; encoded by the coding sequence ATGAAGATCCTCGCAGCGTCGCTCGCGACGGTGGCGTTACTGGCCGCCGCGGCGTGCAGCTCCGGCGATACCGAGTCCGCGTCCGAACCGTCGTCGACCCCCGCGGACCAGGCGGTACCCGACTACGTGGCGGATGTCGAGTCGACGGTCGAGCAGCTGATGCGCGACAACGCGATCCCCGGTGCGGTGGTTCAGGTCAGCTCCCCCGAACTCGGCGACTGGACCGGGACGTTCGGGGTGGGCGATCTCGACACGGGTGAGCCGATCTCCGCCGACGACCACTTCCGCGTCGGCAGCAACACCAAGACGATGACGGTCACGGCCGTCCTGCAGCTGGCGCAGGAGGGTCTGCTGTCGCTCGACGACCCGATCTCGACGTACATCGAGGGGGTCCCGAACGGCGACGAGATCACCATCGCGCAGCTTGCCGAGATGCGCAGCGGCCTGCCCAGCTACAGCTTCGATCCCGGTCTCAACGCGACGCTGGACGACGACCCGGGCAAGGCGTGGACGCAGGAGGAGCTGCTGGAGATCGCGTTCTCCTATCCGGTGAACTTCGCGCCCGGTGAGAAGTTCGAGTACAGCAACACCAACACGGTCCTGCTGGGGCTGGTCGTGGAGGAGCTGACGGGCAAGCCGATCGCGGAGGTCTTCGAAGAGCGCATCTTCACCCCGCTCGGGCTCGAGGACACCTCGTTCCCGGCGATCGACGACGCGTCGATTCCGGATCCGCACCCGCGGGGCTACATGTTCGGTACCAACGTCTCCACCCTCGAGACCTCCGTGCTGCCCGAGGAGGAACAGGCCGAGGCGGTCGCGGGCACGTTGAAGCCGAACGACCACACCGACGACAACCCGTCCTGGGGCTGGACGGCCGGTGCGGCGATCTCGACCGCCGACGACCTGACCACCTACGTGCAGGCTCTCGTCGACGGTGGCCTGCTCGACGAGCGGATGCAGCAGACCCGGCTCGACAGTATCCAGCCGGTGGGGGCGGCCACCGCCGGTTACGGGCTCGGCATGGCCCAGTTCGGCCCGCTGCTCGGGCACGACGGTCAGCTACCGGGCTTCATGACCTTCATGGGCCACGACCCGGAGACCGACCTGACGATCGTCGTGCTCACCAACCTGTCGGCGGTGCCCTCGGGTGAGGGTTCGGCGCTGACCCTCGTCAAGGGCATCCTGCCGATCTTCTACGGCTCGCAGTACCAGCCGCCGGGCGACCCGGCGCGCGCCCCCGGAACGGAGGCGAGCACGCCGGCGCCCACACCGGGCGGCTGA